The following proteins are co-located in the Sphingobacteriia bacterium genome:
- a CDS encoding HAD family phosphatase, translating to MSKTIIFDCDGVLVDSEIIAHRVEAELLKKFGYSISTEECLKKFIGINVYTICKIIKSETGIEIPLEALNNSNSDLLMAFKNELQPLMTEFLSYLEKENIPRCVASSSNVDRILLSLKVTDQLRFFKENNIFSAHNHVSKPKPAPDVFLYAAKQMNVDPKNCLVIEDSPVGIEAALNANMEVVCFLGGKHTQFPWYKEKFTKFNVPVVSTNKELIEFTKNYFAK from the coding sequence ATGTCTAAAACTATTATTTTTGATTGTGATGGTGTATTAGTCGATAGTGAAATCATTGCTCATCGAGTAGAAGCTGAATTACTTAAAAAATTTGGTTACTCAATTTCTACAGAAGAATGCCTAAAGAAATTCATCGGAATTAACGTTTATACAATATGCAAAATAATTAAATCAGAAACTGGTATTGAAATCCCTCTAGAGGCACTTAATAATTCAAATAGCGATTTATTAATGGCTTTTAAGAATGAATTACAACCGTTAATGACAGAATTTTTGAGTTATTTAGAAAAAGAAAACATTCCTCGCTGTGTAGCTTCAAGCAGTAATGTTGATAGAATATTATTGTCACTTAAAGTAACTGACCAATTACGTTTCTTTAAAGAAAATAATATATTTTCCGCACATAACCATGTTTCAAAACCTAAACCTGCGCCTGATGTTTTTCTTTATGCTGCTAAGCAAATGAATGTAGATCCAAAAAATTGCTTAGTAATCGAAGATAGCCCCGTAGGCATTGAAGCCGCTTTAAATGCAAACATGGAAGTTGTATGCTTTTTGGGTGGTAAACATACACAATTTCCATGGTATAAAGAAAAATTTACAAAATTTAATGTTCCAGTAGTTTCAACAAATAAAGAATTAATTGAATTTACTAAAAATTATTTTGCAAAATAA
- a CDS encoding peptide deformylase: MSNLPPYVAINDENIDKNKREMLITPSETIQFPLSEENLEIIKILETKFDNEDNCVGLAAPQIGFHKRIIVFAVNASEELRKWRPDLTEGMPKTIWINPEYQGIGEEKSEDYEGCFSVNNMAGTVKRYTSIRYSAFLPNGEKIEGTANGFLARVIQHEIDHTQGILYIHKANEGSVMTIEEYREKRKKAMEGDN; encoded by the coding sequence ATGTCGAATCTACCGCCTTATGTTGCAATTAATGATGAAAATATTGATAAGAATAAAAGAGAAATGCTCATTACCCCTTCTGAAACAATTCAATTTCCTTTATCAGAAGAAAATTTGGAAATTATAAAAATTTTAGAAACAAAATTTGATAATGAAGATAATTGTGTTGGGCTTGCAGCTCCACAAATTGGATTTCATAAAAGGATAATAGTTTTTGCTGTAAATGCATCAGAAGAACTTAGAAAATGGCGACCAGACCTAACAGAAGGTATGCCAAAAACAATATGGATCAATCCGGAATATCAAGGAATTGGAGAAGAAAAATCAGAAGATTACGAAGGGTGTTTTTCCGTAAATAACATGGCGGGAACTGTTAAAAGATATACTAGTATACGGTATTCAGCGTTTTTACCAAACGGGGAAAAAATAGAAGGTACTGCAAATGGTTTTTTAGCGCGAGTAATTCAGCATGAAATAGATCATACTCAAGGAATACTTTACATTCATAAGGCAAATGAAGGTTCAGTAATGACAATTGAAGAATATAGAGAAAAGCGTAAGAAGGCTATGGAAGGAGACAATTAA
- the pheS gene encoding phenylalanine--tRNA ligase subunit alpha, producing the protein MSELELKFKECVEKVRASKTLPELEQIKAEVLGKSGFLTLEMGKIKDLPVEEKKSFGARVNQVKLEITEVIDSVREKLETESLNQKLQSERIDVTLPVTPLPKGSIHPINRAFEEAIAIFGAMGFSVVTGPEIEDDFHNFTALNTPETHPARAMHDTFYIEGDKLLRTQTSSVQIRYMTNNKPPYRIISPGRVYRCDYDATHTPMFNQLEVLCVDKGINMGHLKFTLSQFFSKFFEVDNVPIRLRPSFFPFTEPSAEVDVGYGKKDGAIKIGGGNEWLEILGCGMVHPNVLKNCGVDPNEYQGFALGMGMDRMAMLKYGIGDLRSFFEGDKRWFDYYNFSNFDIPNLIYGLS; encoded by the coding sequence ATGTCTGAATTAGAACTTAAATTTAAAGAATGTGTAGAGAAAGTAAGGGCTTCTAAAACCTTACCTGAACTCGAGCAAATAAAAGCTGAAGTGTTGGGTAAATCAGGTTTTTTAACCCTTGAAATGGGTAAAATTAAAGATTTACCTGTAGAAGAAAAGAAAAGTTTTGGTGCACGTGTTAACCAAGTAAAATTAGAAATAACTGAGGTTATTGATTCAGTTCGCGAAAAGCTTGAAACCGAAAGTTTAAATCAAAAGTTACAGTCTGAAAGGATTGATGTAACTTTACCAGTAACACCACTTCCAAAAGGTTCAATTCACCCTATTAATCGTGCTTTTGAAGAAGCTATTGCAATTTTCGGTGCAATGGGTTTCTCAGTTGTTACAGGACCTGAGATTGAAGATGATTTTCATAATTTTACCGCTTTAAATACACCTGAAACTCACCCTGCACGTGCTATGCATGATACGTTTTATATTGAAGGTGATAAATTACTTCGTACACAAACCTCAAGTGTACAAATTAGGTATATGACCAATAATAAGCCTCCCTATAGAATCATTTCGCCTGGAAGAGTTTATAGGTGCGATTATGATGCAACTCATACCCCAATGTTTAATCAATTAGAAGTTTTATGCGTTGATAAAGGTATTAATATGGGGCATTTAAAATTTACTCTAAGCCAGTTTTTTAGCAAATTCTTCGAAGTTGATAATGTTCCAATAAGACTAAGACCAAGCTTCTTCCCATTTACTGAACCTTCAGCAGAAGTAGATGTAGGTTATGGTAAAAAAGATGGGGCAATTAAAATTGGCGGTGGCAATGAATGGCTTGAGATTCTTGGTTGCGGTATGGTGCACCCAAATGTTCTTAAAAACTGCGGAGTGGACCCTAATGAATACCAGGGTTTTGCTTTAGGCATGGGAATGGATAGAATGGCAATGCTTAAATATGGGATCGGTGACCTTAGAAGCTTCTTTGAAGGTGATAAAAGATGGTTTGATTATTATAACTTCTCAAACTTTGACATACCGAACTTAATCTACGGTCTTTCATAA
- a CDS encoding tetratricopeptide repeat-containing protein: MSLEARTFLNNAVQLLMQNNIDAGINELFKCLQCDPNNIRALVFLSDHLRSRNQGNDIQIAIRCCLDILNLTRPLQRLTVRNMACESLAEIYMSLNQRQEALKYYKQSIERLNFNLEDENDYNNHFLRDKLVIIKNLSKQLDVQTGIEEKYNEMGLFFDHFEKRVEKKSSHKLFKNIFLSISVFLITYIVSDFLTQYFLSNSYKNQNISTNTLSNKLSNCLRSIFEKSKNEITKKGINI; the protein is encoded by the coding sequence ATGAGTTTAGAAGCCAGAACATTTTTAAATAATGCAGTTCAATTATTAATGCAAAATAATATTGATGCAGGTATTAATGAACTTTTTAAATGTTTACAATGCGACCCAAACAATATAAGAGCTTTGGTTTTTTTATCAGATCATTTACGCAGTAGAAATCAAGGTAATGATATACAAATAGCAATTAGGTGTTGTTTAGATATTTTAAATTTAACACGACCTTTACAAAGATTGACTGTAAGAAACATGGCCTGTGAAAGCTTAGCTGAAATATATATGTCATTAAACCAACGACAAGAAGCCTTAAAATATTACAAGCAATCCATTGAACGTTTAAACTTTAATTTAGAAGATGAAAATGATTATAATAATCATTTTTTAAGAGATAAATTGGTTATTATAAAAAATTTGAGCAAACAATTAGATGTACAAACAGGCATTGAAGAAAAATACAATGAAATGGGTTTGTTTTTTGACCACTTTGAAAAACGTGTAGAAAAAAAATCTTCTCATAAATTATTTAAAAATATCTTTTTATCAATTTCGGTATTTTTAATTACTTATATTGTATCAGATTTTTTAACTCAGTATTTTTTATCTAATTCTTATAAAAACCAAAATATCTCTACAAATACTTTATCTAATAAATTAAGCAATTGCTTAAGAAGTATTTTTGAAAAATCTAAAAATGAAATTACTAAGAAAGGAATAAATATATGA
- a CDS encoding ankyrin repeat domain-containing protein, with protein MLNERYNNQADTLSPDVIAHIFDVSRPRDVFNFLKANKISRDMCNRRRQELLGSSKVKGIDPENLLDYLASILALNDAIFEKDIKQVKKLFALGCITNNNIQSKIKEIKTSDVMLKLLHDYNIFDAIANKDFYSNEHDVEALLNVRNAYGLTNIEQQAFYYKIENIQSVINYLKVHKDIKLIIENKIENSLSKIRKIIAGKSLELIKHNNPHDIIASQILLLEYIENDDAISLKKLLQSGAGFIEQNIEISKPKCKKLFKEQKQNFIKLDALLNVKNLDSNSIKEFILNNGISINAYIKNLLLNTTWDNYSNNEILKILFNIGRNYNIKDKCGQTPLHSFAKDDINVNLVDYWLGEGSAKNPKDINSQTPLHIAVAHNSLKNIKSLVKSGANIYTKNNKGKTPLLIALNQGNEEIVKYFNEVIVKEKQKRISKRLKHKTVIIYKAKQAQG; from the coding sequence GTGTTAAATGAAAGATATAATAATCAAGCAGATACATTATCACCTGATGTAATAGCTCACATATTCGATGTTTCTCGCCCAAGAGATGTATTTAATTTTCTTAAGGCTAATAAAATTTCACGAGATATGTGCAACCGAAGAAGGCAGGAATTATTAGGTAGTAGTAAAGTTAAAGGTATCGATCCTGAAAACTTACTTGATTACTTAGCATCAATTCTTGCATTAAATGATGCAATTTTTGAAAAAGATATTAAACAAGTTAAAAAGCTTTTTGCTCTTGGATGTATTACAAATAATAATATTCAAAGTAAGATAAAAGAGATCAAAACTAGTGATGTAATGCTAAAACTATTACATGATTATAACATTTTTGATGCTATTGCTAATAAAGATTTTTATAGTAATGAACATGATGTTGAAGCACTTTTAAATGTTAGAAATGCCTATGGTTTAACTAACATCGAACAACAAGCTTTTTATTATAAAATTGAAAATATACAATCTGTTATAAATTATCTTAAAGTACATAAAGATATAAAATTAATAATAGAAAATAAAATTGAAAACTCCCTTAGTAAAATTAGAAAAATTATTGCAGGCAAAAGCCTTGAGTTAATAAAGCATAATAACCCGCATGATATAATAGCTTCGCAAATTCTATTATTAGAATATATAGAAAATGATGATGCGATTTCTTTAAAAAAATTATTACAATCAGGTGCCGGTTTTATTGAACAAAATATTGAAATCTCAAAACCTAAATGTAAAAAATTGTTTAAAGAACAAAAGCAAAATTTTATAAAACTTGATGCATTGCTTAACGTTAAAAATTTAGATTCTAATTCAATAAAAGAATTTATTTTAAATAATGGAATAAGTATTAATGCCTATATTAAAAACTTGTTGCTCAACACAACTTGGGATAATTATTCAAATAATGAAATATTAAAAATTTTATTTAATATTGGGCGTAACTATAACATAAAAGATAAATGCGGGCAAACCCCTTTACATTCCTTTGCTAAAGATGATATCAATGTTAACTTAGTAGATTATTGGCTCGGTGAGGGAAGTGCAAAAAACCCTAAAGATATTAATAGCCAAACGCCATTACATATTGCAGTTGCTCATAATTCTTTAAAAAATATTAAATCCTTAGTAAAAAGTGGAGCGAATATTTATACAAAGAATAATAAAGGCAAAACTCCGCTATTGATTGCACTTAATCAAGGAAATGAGGAAATTGTTAAATACTTTAATGAAGTTATTGTTAAAGAAAAGCAAAAACGTATTAGTAAAAGACTTAAACATAAAACTGTCATAATATATAAAGCTAAGCAAGCTCAAGGTTAA
- a CDS encoding phenylalanine--tRNA ligase subunit beta, which produces MRITLNWLKKFLDTSNSLEEIIDGLFKLGLEVEETIDYRKSHAPFIVAEITHAEKHPNADSLRKCKVNNGKETIDIVCGAPNARSGIKVVLAPVGTSIPLNGMVIKESSIRGEKSQGMLCSSEELCLGKDSEGIIELGDDAIPGMSFIEYAGLNDVVIDISITPNRADCLGVYGIARDLAALGLGTLKPISIPEIKGNFNSPINVKIENNEECKYFVGRYIKNVQNQVSPTWLVNLLTLVGQKPISAIVDITNYINLSFARPLHAYDASKLKGDVIVKRAKNEESFPALNDEVYELTSQMTVVADSEKAHAIAGVIGGKESATEFTTKEIFLEAAIFPRETVIASGRKLQIDTDSRYRFERFVDHEFTKTGLDLAAQMVQEICGGEISEAVEIGSSKYEAPTIVFEASNIEKYLGLRLGCPEIIKIFESLGFKLDKTDPLKVTPPSWRQDITIKEDLIEEIARIKGFDQIPELPLPGMEKLPQSAMDNRKRSYSVIRKICASRGLHEAVTWSFMHSKIAKMFSDEEHIKLINPISSELDCMRKSIIPNLLGIIRNNEARSMFDMCVFEMGTVFNDSAPDAQPQMLAIARAGMLDRSHYKGQNKYDALSVKADLIAILAEYNLAENIRIDLEVPKYYHPAKSGRISLGRDVLGYFGELHPKLAKDMGIKQNVAIAEVFVDKIPLPKSKAGYKGVLKLSDFQPVERRFSFIINDEVNVGNMVIEARKIDKNLIKEVKLFDYVTSLPILKEGEKIAGLAVTLQSDKETLSGEQIEGIYKRIIESVEKLGAKFREV; this is translated from the coding sequence ATGCGCATTACCTTAAATTGGCTGAAAAAATTTTTAGATACATCAAATTCATTAGAAGAAATTATTGATGGCTTATTCAAATTAGGCTTAGAAGTTGAAGAAACAATCGACTACCGTAAATCTCATGCGCCTTTTATTGTGGCTGAAATTACTCATGCAGAAAAACATCCAAATGCCGATTCGCTAAGAAAATGTAAGGTTAATAATGGTAAAGAAACCATTGATATTGTATGTGGAGCTCCAAATGCTAGAAGTGGCATTAAAGTTGTTTTAGCACCAGTTGGAACTTCAATACCTTTAAATGGTATGGTAATTAAAGAGTCAAGTATTCGCGGTGAAAAAAGCCAAGGAATGTTATGTTCAAGTGAAGAGCTTTGCTTAGGGAAAGATTCTGAGGGGATTATTGAACTTGGTGATGATGCAATTCCTGGCATGAGCTTTATTGAATATGCCGGTTTGAATGATGTTGTAATTGATATTTCTATAACTCCTAACAGAGCAGATTGTTTAGGTGTATATGGTATTGCTAGAGATTTAGCAGCATTAGGTTTAGGCACTTTAAAGCCAATTTCAATTCCAGAAATTAAAGGTAACTTTAATTCTCCAATAAATGTTAAAATAGAAAACAATGAAGAGTGTAAGTATTTTGTTGGCAGATATATTAAAAATGTTCAAAATCAAGTTTCACCAACATGGCTTGTTAATTTACTAACGCTTGTTGGGCAAAAGCCAATTTCGGCAATTGTTGACATTACAAATTATATTAATTTAAGCTTTGCTCGCCCCCTTCATGCTTATGATGCAAGTAAACTTAAAGGAGATGTAATTGTTAAAAGAGCGAAAAATGAGGAAAGTTTTCCAGCTTTAAATGATGAAGTTTACGAACTTACTTCTCAAATGACTGTTGTTGCTGATAGTGAAAAAGCTCATGCGATTGCAGGTGTTATAGGTGGTAAGGAAAGTGCAACTGAATTTACAACAAAAGAAATATTTTTAGAAGCAGCAATTTTCCCAAGAGAAACAGTAATTGCTTCAGGCAGAAAACTTCAAATTGATACTGATTCAAGATATCGTTTTGAAAGATTTGTTGATCATGAATTTACAAAAACAGGGCTTGATCTTGCAGCACAAATGGTTCAAGAAATTTGTGGTGGGGAAATTAGTGAAGCGGTTGAAATTGGTAGCTCAAAATATGAAGCTCCAACTATTGTTTTTGAAGCATCCAATATTGAAAAATACTTAGGTTTAAGGCTTGGTTGTCCTGAAATTATTAAAATATTTGAAAGTCTTGGCTTTAAATTAGACAAAACTGACCCGCTTAAAGTTACTCCGCCATCTTGGAGACAAGATATTACAATTAAAGAAGATTTAATTGAGGAAATTGCAAGAATTAAAGGGTTTGATCAAATCCCAGAGCTTCCACTTCCTGGTATGGAAAAGTTACCGCAAAGTGCGATGGATAATAGAAAAAGATCTTATTCTGTAATTAGAAAAATATGCGCTTCTCGTGGACTTCATGAGGCAGTTACTTGGTCATTTATGCATTCTAAAATTGCTAAAATGTTTAGTGATGAAGAGCATATTAAGCTTATAAATCCAATTAGTAGTGAACTTGATTGTATGAGAAAATCAATTATTCCAAATTTACTTGGAATAATAAGAAATAATGAAGCTAGAAGCATGTTTGATATGTGTGTATTTGAAATGGGGACTGTGTTCAATGATTCTGCACCGGATGCTCAACCTCAAATGCTTGCAATTGCAAGAGCAGGAATGCTTGATAGATCTCATTATAAAGGTCAAAATAAATATGATGCGCTTTCAGTTAAAGCAGATTTAATAGCAATTTTAGCAGAATATAATTTAGCTGAAAATATTAGAATTGATTTAGAAGTACCCAAATATTATCATCCTGCTAAATCAGGTAGAATATCGTTAGGCAGAGATGTATTAGGTTATTTTGGTGAATTACATCCAAAACTTGCAAAAGATATGGGAATTAAACAAAATGTAGCGATTGCTGAAGTTTTTGTTGATAAAATTCCTTTACCTAAATCTAAAGCGGGTTATAAAGGCGTGCTTAAGCTTTCAGATTTCCAACCGGTTGAACGTAGGTTCTCGTTTATTATTAATGATGAAGTAAACGTAGGAAATATGGTTATTGAAGCTAGGAAAATTGATAAAAACCTTATTAAAGAAGTAAAGCTTTTTGATTATGTGACAAGCTTACCTATTTTAAAAGAAGGTGAAAAAATAGCAGGGCTTGCAGTTACATTACAATCGGATAAGGAAACGCTTTCCGGTGAACAAATTGAAGGTATTTATAAAAGAATTATTGAATCAGTTGAAAAACTTGGCGCTAAATTTAGGGAAGTATAA
- a CDS encoding carbonic anhydrase family protein: MMKTFLAMPLKIFLITIISIPFAHAVERNVYWEYKSHEGDYKQDKAKDELKCQTNKEQTLIDFKAPMKTKRYKLEYHYAPLKLPKVVNNGHTLQFSQSMNNHITINGEVYKLLQLHFHVPSKHTKNLKHSELELHLVHQNHNKELAIIGVFIKTGKSNSVLNDLIKFALSKEDENLFKDTEIDLYKLLPETHKYYHYTASLTTPPCSENVKWFVFNEPIEALGNEITAITNILKYNTRLN, translated from the coding sequence ATGATGAAAACCTTTTTGGCAATGCCATTAAAAATATTTTTAATTACTATCATTTCAATTCCATTCGCCCATGCGGTTGAACGTAATGTATATTGGGAATATAAGAGCCATGAAGGTGATTATAAACAAGATAAGGCAAAAGATGAGTTGAAATGTCAAACTAATAAAGAACAAACTTTGATTGACTTTAAAGCGCCAATGAAGACAAAAAGATATAAATTGGAATATCATTATGCGCCGCTTAAATTACCTAAAGTAGTAAATAATGGTCATACCTTACAATTTTCACAAAGTATGAATAATCATATTACAATTAATGGTGAAGTATATAAATTATTACAACTTCATTTTCATGTACCAAGTAAGCATACAAAAAATCTAAAACATTCCGAGTTAGAACTTCATTTAGTGCATCAAAATCATAATAAAGAACTTGCTATTATTGGGGTATTTATTAAAACTGGTAAATCAAATTCAGTATTAAATGATTTAATTAAATTTGCATTGAGTAAAGAGGATGAAAATTTATTTAAAGATACGGAAATTGATTTATATAAATTGTTACCAGAGACCCATAAATATTATCATTATACAGCTTCTTTAACAACACCGCCATGTAGTGAAAATGTTAAATGGTTTGTGTTTAATGAGCCAATTGAGGCTTTAGGAAATGAGATTACTGCAATCACAAATATTTTAAAATATAATACACGTTTAAATTAA